The proteins below come from a single Chitinophaga pinensis DSM 2588 genomic window:
- a CDS encoding response regulator transcription factor yields MNYILIAHEPSIMRCGLSQIISMLPAPVTVMMVETPAEMASALEQQPFDLLILSRHLPGNDTLSMMKMVREKHRATKILLFSSREEKTRIVDVLFETADGYLSNNSSEEDISLTISILVPGHQRLSSLRPAFTNPLEQLSSREIEVMNLLAQGLPLLKIAAHMELQVTTVSTYKTRIFKKLEINSIVELLDKVRTYGIRKLA; encoded by the coding sequence ATGAACTATATCCTTATTGCCCATGAACCCTCCATCATGCGATGTGGCCTGTCTCAGATTATTTCTATGCTACCCGCACCCGTGACCGTCATGATGGTGGAGACGCCCGCTGAAATGGCTTCAGCGCTGGAACAGCAACCATTCGACCTGCTCATACTAAGCAGACATCTACCAGGAAATGATACCTTGTCGATGATGAAAATGGTGAGAGAAAAGCACCGTGCCACAAAGATATTGCTGTTCTCTTCCCGTGAAGAAAAAACAAGAATTGTCGACGTACTGTTTGAAACAGCAGATGGCTATCTGAGTAACAACTCGTCTGAAGAAGATATCAGTCTGACTATTTCTATCCTGGTACCCGGACATCAACGTTTATCGTCCTTACGTCCGGCATTCACCAACCCGCTGGAACAACTTTCCAGCCGGGAAATAGAAGTCATGAACCTGCTGGCGCAGGGATTGCCGCTATTGAAAATTGCCGCTCATATGGAGCTCCAGGTTACTACTGTGAGTACTTACAAAACCCGCATCTTCAAGAAGCTGGAAATCAACTCTATAGTAGAACTGCTGGACAAGGTCAGAACCTACGGTATACGCAAACTTGCATAA